A DNA window from Brenneria izadpanahii contains the following coding sequences:
- the alaC gene encoding alanine transaminase — MADSTSSRRFTRIDRLPPYVFNITSELKMAARHRGEDIIDFSMGNPDGPTPPHIVEKLCTVAQREDTHGYSTSRGIPRLRRAISRWYADRYQVEIDPESEAIVTIGSKEGLAHLMLATLDHGDTVLVPNPSYPIHIYGAVIAGAQVRSVPLVEGVDFFNELERAIRESIPKPKMMILGFPSNPTAQCVELDFFERVVALAKQYGVLVVHDLAYADIVYDGWKAPSIMQVPGAKDIAVEFFTLSKSYNMAGWRIGFMVGNPELVSALARIKSYHDYGTFTPLQVAAIAALEGDQQCVLDIAEQYRQRRNVLVRGLHEAGWMVDEPKASMYVWAKIPEAYAHLGSLEFAKRLLSDAKVCVSPGIGFGDYGDTHVRFALIENQDRIRQAVRGIKSMFRADGILPPSKSSAGKASAV, encoded by the coding sequence ATGGCTGATTCTACTTCTTCGCGCCGCTTTACGCGCATCGATCGTCTTCCCCCCTACGTATTTAATATTACTTCTGAATTGAAAATGGCTGCCCGTCATCGCGGCGAAGACATCATCGATTTCAGTATGGGTAACCCGGATGGCCCAACGCCGCCGCATATCGTGGAAAAACTCTGCACGGTGGCTCAGCGTGAAGATACGCACGGCTACTCGACATCCCGAGGGATTCCCCGTCTGCGCCGGGCGATTTCGCGCTGGTATGCCGATCGCTATCAGGTGGAGATCGATCCGGAAAGCGAAGCGATCGTGACGATTGGTTCCAAAGAGGGGCTGGCGCATTTGATGCTGGCGACATTGGATCATGGCGACACCGTACTGGTGCCGAACCCAAGTTATCCGATTCACATATACGGGGCGGTGATCGCCGGAGCCCAGGTTCGTTCGGTGCCGCTGGTCGAAGGCGTCGATTTTTTCAATGAACTGGAACGGGCGATCCGCGAAAGTATTCCCAAACCTAAAATGATGATCCTGGGTTTTCCCTCCAACCCTACGGCGCAGTGCGTTGAACTGGATTTCTTTGAACGCGTGGTTGCCTTGGCGAAACAATACGGCGTGCTGGTGGTTCACGATCTGGCCTATGCCGATATTGTGTATGACGGCTGGAAAGCGCCGTCGATTATGCAGGTGCCCGGCGCCAAGGATATCGCGGTCGAGTTTTTCACGCTGTCGAAAAGCTACAATATGGCCGGTTGGCGCATTGGCTTCATGGTGGGGAACCCGGAGCTGGTCAGCGCTTTGGCGCGTATCAAAAGTTATCACGACTACGGCACCTTTACGCCGCTTCAGGTCGCGGCGATTGCGGCGCTGGAAGGCGATCAGCAGTGCGTGCTGGATATCGCGGAGCAGTATCGCCAGCGGCGTAATGTGCTGGTGCGCGGATTGCATGAGGCGGGCTGGATGGTTGATGAGCCAAAAGCCTCAATGTATGTCTGGGCCAAAATTCCAGAGGCGTATGCCCATTTGGGATCGCTGGAATTCGCCAAACGCCTGCTGTCTGACGCGAAGGTGTGTGTGTCGCCGGGGATCGGATTTGGCGATTATGGCGATACGCATGTGCGCTTCGCGCTGATTGAAAATCAGGATCGTATCCGTCAGGCCGTGCGCGGCATTAAATCGATGTTCCGCGCTGATGGCATTTTGCCGCCGTCAAAATCTTCCGCAGGCAAGGCTTCCGCCGTCTAA
- a CDS encoding prepilin peptidase — protein MEWLTAFAEGAHGWWLILLASVGLIAGSFLNVVIFRLPIMLDRRWRDEAHAYLAMPAPEKKSTFNLWWPPSSCRHCNQRIMIKDNVPVMSWLWLRGRSRCCNRPISWQYPLIELLAMLLFLLAGVMWPPGNALWGTLVLWSFLLALAAIDVKTQLLPDCLTLPLLWLGLLFNLFETFVPLREAVLGAVAGYLSLWALYWGARLLSGKDTLGYGDFKLLAALGGWLGWRELPNLVLTAALSGLAVTLLWRMLRHESTAQPLAFGPWLALGCVAVMLTH, from the coding sequence ATGGAGTGGCTGACGGCGTTTGCTGAAGGGGCGCATGGATGGTGGCTGATTTTATTGGCATCAGTCGGGCTTATCGCGGGTAGCTTTCTGAATGTGGTCATTTTCCGTTTGCCGATCATGTTGGATCGCCGCTGGCGGGATGAAGCCCATGCGTATTTGGCGATGCCGGCGCCGGAGAAGAAATCGACCTTCAATCTGTGGTGGCCGCCTTCAAGCTGCCGCCACTGCAACCAGCGGATTATGATAAAAGACAATGTTCCGGTGATGAGTTGGCTATGGTTGCGCGGGCGGTCGCGCTGCTGCAATCGGCCGATTTCCTGGCAATATCCGCTGATTGAACTGCTGGCGATGCTGCTATTCCTTTTGGCGGGAGTCATGTGGCCGCCGGGAAACGCGCTGTGGGGAACATTGGTGTTATGGTCTTTTTTGCTGGCGCTGGCCGCCATTGATGTCAAAACCCAGCTATTGCCGGATTGCCTGACGCTCCCGTTGCTATGGCTGGGGCTGCTGTTTAACCTGTTTGAAACCTTTGTACCGCTGAGAGAGGCTGTTTTAGGCGCGGTTGCGGGCTATCTGTCGCTTTGGGCGCTGTATTGGGGAGCCAGGCTGCTTAGCGGAAAAGATACGCTGGGTTACGGCGATTTTAAACTGCTGGCCGCATTGGGTGGCTGGCTAGGGTGGCGCGAATTGCCGAATCTGGTGCTGACGGCGGCCCTAAGCGGATTGGCCGTCACCTTATTGTGGCGAATGCTCAGGCATGAAAGCACGGCTCAACCGCTGGCGTTTGGTCCGTGGCTGGCGTTGGGATGCGTGGCGGTTATGTTGACGCACTGA
- a CDS encoding YbaK/prolyl-tRNA synthetase associated domain-containing protein, with amino-acid sequence MKSNDIYQQLRALLDQRQARYRVVTHPSAGRSEEVAQLRGTQLGQGAKALVCHVKGNGVRQHVLAVLPADQQADLSRLAKGIGGSRASLASPKEVDDLTHCVFGAIPPFSFHSELLLVADPLLFTRFDELAFNAGSLERSVILNTQDYQRIAQPRLLSFIRQPDA; translated from the coding sequence ATGAAATCTAACGATATTTATCAACAACTGCGCGCGCTGTTGGATCAACGGCAGGCTCGCTACCGGGTTGTGACCCATCCCAGCGCAGGGCGTTCCGAAGAAGTGGCGCAACTAAGGGGAACGCAGCTTGGTCAAGGGGCGAAAGCCCTGGTGTGTCATGTGAAAGGTAATGGCGTGCGCCAGCATGTTCTGGCCGTTTTGCCGGCAGACCAACAGGCTGACTTATCGCGTTTGGCCAAAGGCATCGGAGGGAGCCGCGCTTCGCTTGCCAGCCCGAAGGAAGTGGATGATTTGACGCATTGCGTGTTCGGCGCTATTCCGCCGTTCAGTTTCCATTCAGAGTTGTTACTGGTGGCCGATCCGCTGCTGTTTACCCGTTTTGATGAACTGGCGTTCAATGCGGGCTCGCTTGAGCGATCGGTGATCCTGAATACGCAAGATTATCAACGTATTGCGCAGCCGCGTTTACTGTCTTTCATTCGTCAGCCGGACGCGTGA
- the dbpA gene encoding ATP-dependent RNA helicase DbpA — protein MSTTSFSSLPLPTEQLSNLDELGYTAMTPVQAATLPAILNGGDVRAKAKTGSGKTAAFGIGLLNHIVVGEFTTQALVLCPTRELADQVSKELRRLARFTQNIKILTLCGGQPMGHQIDSLVHAPHIVVGTPGRIQDHLRRRSLSLDDLKVLVLDEADRMLDMGFSEAIDDVIGYTPSQRQTLLFSATYPAEIEQISARVQRQPLNVEVSDNDDEPAIEQRFYETGKEQRLPLLISILNHYQPASCVVFCNTKRDCQSVFDELDARGISVLALHGDLEQRDRDQVLVRFANHSCRVLVATDVAARGLDIKDLALVVNFELAFDPEVHVHRIGRTGRAGMEGLAVSLCTPQEMSRAHLIEDYLGTRIDWTSAAELGRSEVTALEAEMMTLCIDGGRKAKIRPGDILGALTGDAGLTAAEVGKIDMFPLHAYVAIRKASAKRALKQLQQGKIKGKNCKVRLLK, from the coding sequence GTGAGTACAACCTCTTTTTCTTCCCTCCCGCTGCCGACTGAGCAGTTATCCAACCTTGATGAGTTGGGCTATACCGCCATGACGCCGGTACAGGCCGCGACACTGCCCGCGATCCTGAACGGCGGCGACGTTCGCGCCAAAGCGAAAACCGGAAGCGGGAAAACGGCCGCGTTCGGTATCGGTTTGCTTAATCATATTGTGGTCGGGGAGTTTACTACCCAGGCGCTGGTGCTGTGTCCGACGCGCGAACTGGCCGATCAGGTGAGTAAAGAGCTACGCCGTTTGGCCCGCTTTACGCAAAATATCAAGATCCTTACCTTATGCGGCGGTCAGCCGATGGGGCATCAGATCGATTCGTTGGTTCATGCGCCGCATATTGTGGTTGGCACGCCGGGGCGTATCCAGGATCACCTGCGCAGACGATCGTTATCGCTGGATGATCTGAAAGTGCTGGTGCTGGATGAAGCCGATCGTATGCTGGATATGGGATTTAGTGAAGCCATCGACGATGTGATCGGCTATACGCCGTCTCAGCGCCAGACGCTGCTGTTTTCCGCAACCTATCCCGCTGAAATTGAGCAAATCAGCGCTCGCGTGCAGCGTCAGCCATTAAACGTCGAAGTTTCCGATAATGATGACGAACCCGCCATTGAGCAGCGTTTTTATGAAACCGGTAAAGAGCAGCGTCTTCCATTGCTGATTTCCATATTGAACCACTATCAGCCGGCGTCCTGCGTGGTGTTCTGCAATACCAAACGGGATTGCCAAAGCGTATTCGACGAGTTAGACGCGCGAGGCATCAGCGTACTGGCGCTGCACGGCGATTTGGAGCAGCGCGATCGCGATCAGGTCTTGGTGCGTTTCGCCAATCATAGCTGCCGCGTGCTGGTCGCCACGGATGTTGCCGCTAGGGGGCTGGATATTAAAGATCTGGCGTTGGTGGTGAATTTCGAACTGGCTTTCGATCCCGAAGTGCACGTTCACCGCATCGGCCGAACCGGTCGCGCGGGTATGGAAGGGCTTGCCGTCAGTCTGTGTACGCCGCAGGAGATGAGCAGAGCCCATCTGATAGAAGATTATTTGGGTACGCGCATCGACTGGACGTCAGCGGCAGAGCTTGGCCGTAGTGAAGTGACCGCGCTGGAGGCGGAAATGATGACGCTGTGTATTGATGGCGGGCGCAAAGCCAAAATCCGTCCCGGTGATATTCTCGGCGCGTTAACCGGCGATGCGGGCTTAACGGCGGCGGAAGTCGGCAAAATCGATATGTTCCCGCTTCATGCCTATGTCGCTATTCGTAAAGCCAGCGCGAAACGGGCGCTAAAACAGTTGCAACAGGGAAAAATCAAAGGGAAGAACTGCAAAGTAAGACTGCTGAAGTAA
- a CDS encoding bifunctional diguanylate cyclase/phosphodiesterase — translation MISRTRVTEELKQEVPEGKGSASLYRRHGWRRSILGRVTLFLLIGILFSYGVGAAAGWFIVDKNSQEQWRRQADTNAHIMSYIVRSIYTSVVARMDEAGLITGIVTENFLGDDESILQTGFNPVDVLSLIAMQTNNRVWLFHYRENEGFASITDASGNEGGDVLELEERKPVAPDTMMNTFAGFIRISGKTYFASVLPIMTPSGKLLGALVSSIGEKQALYRTHNTLLRNSLIGLWVVLLVTGLIISLLMRQFFHSVPTLIQALTRIAHGDTANITPLQQRNDEIGHLAFAIEKLRQAMVEREHLQQIKDTARKMEYMAHHDHLTGLPNRTFFSGALEGSIARLKSKNAYFNLMLLDLDYFKNVNDTYGHPVGDALLINVSERISLLIGNEDVVARLGGDEFALIQQVKEKPIQEARQLAEKVISAISAPFYCQGHEFCVGISIGIASAPLHGETSNSLMKNADVALYASKSSGRNNYHYFEYGMAMPSSAQNIKELDIEGAMSRKEFELYYQPLIRLSDNAVVGYEALVRWRHDSSNLLMPDMFISLAEQTGLIVKLGEWVIQQACSDAMLYFSERQRVSVNVSGIQIHYPGLTDTLARALEKSGLPASRIELEVTESILLDRQSALPVLQQIQSMGIAIALDDLGTGYSSLDCLADFPFTRVKLDKGLVADLEERESKRVIVSNIIRLVNQLGMECVAEGVETERQLNLLRHAGCQYVQGHQIGEARPVTAIIG, via the coding sequence ATGATATCCCGGACCAGAGTAACTGAAGAATTAAAACAGGAAGTACCGGAGGGAAAAGGCTCTGCTTCTCTGTATCGTCGGCATGGTTGGCGCCGTTCGATTTTAGGGAGAGTTACGTTATTTCTTCTCATTGGTATTCTTTTTTCATATGGCGTGGGGGCGGCGGCGGGTTGGTTTATTGTCGATAAAAACTCGCAGGAACAGTGGCGGCGTCAGGCGGATACCAATGCCCATATCATGAGTTACATTGTCCGAAGCATATATACATCGGTTGTCGCCCGTATGGATGAGGCCGGTCTGATCACGGGCATCGTGACGGAAAATTTTCTGGGCGATGACGAGTCCATTCTGCAAACGGGGTTTAATCCCGTGGATGTGCTTTCCCTGATTGCCATGCAGACCAATAATCGCGTTTGGCTGTTTCATTACCGTGAAAATGAGGGATTCGCCAGCATTACGGACGCCAGCGGCAATGAAGGGGGAGACGTTCTAGAACTGGAGGAACGGAAACCGGTGGCGCCGGATACGATGATGAATACCTTCGCTGGCTTTATCCGTATTAGTGGTAAAACCTACTTTGCCAGCGTTCTTCCTATTATGACGCCGTCGGGTAAATTGCTTGGCGCTTTGGTGAGCAGCATCGGCGAAAAGCAGGCGCTTTACCGCACCCATAATACTTTGTTGCGTAATTCGCTTATCGGTCTATGGGTGGTGTTGCTGGTGACGGGATTGATTATCAGTCTGCTCATGCGGCAGTTTTTCCACTCGGTTCCGACGCTGATTCAAGCCCTGACGCGCATCGCTCATGGCGATACCGCGAATATCACGCCGCTCCAGCAGAGAAACGATGAAATCGGCCATCTGGCCTTTGCCATCGAAAAATTGCGGCAGGCGATGGTGGAGCGGGAACATCTGCAGCAGATCAAAGATACCGCGCGGAAAATGGAATACATGGCTCATCACGATCATCTGACCGGTCTTCCCAACCGTACTTTTTTCAGCGGCGCCTTGGAGGGTTCCATCGCCAGGCTGAAATCTAAAAACGCGTATTTTAATTTGATGCTGCTCGATCTGGACTATTTCAAAAACGTCAACGATACCTACGGCCACCCGGTGGGGGATGCGCTGTTGATTAATGTCAGCGAACGAATTTCCTTATTGATCGGTAATGAAGACGTCGTTGCCCGGCTGGGAGGGGATGAGTTTGCGCTGATCCAGCAGGTGAAGGAAAAACCGATACAGGAGGCGCGCCAACTGGCGGAGAAGGTTATCTCGGCGATATCCGCGCCTTTTTACTGTCAGGGACATGAGTTTTGCGTCGGGATCAGCATTGGTATCGCCAGCGCGCCGCTGCATGGCGAGACATCGAATAGCCTGATGAAAAATGCCGATGTGGCGCTTTATGCTTCTAAAAGCTCCGGCCGGAATAATTATCACTATTTTGAATATGGGATGGCTATGCCGAGTTCGGCCCAGAATATCAAAGAACTGGATATTGAAGGCGCGATGTCCCGCAAGGAGTTCGAACTTTATTATCAGCCGCTGATACGTCTGTCGGACAACGCCGTTGTCGGTTATGAAGCGCTGGTCCGCTGGCGTCATGACTCCAGTAATTTATTGATGCCGGATATGTTTATTTCGCTGGCGGAACAAACCGGGCTGATTGTTAAACTGGGCGAGTGGGTTATTCAACAAGCCTGCTCCGATGCCATGCTGTATTTTTCCGAGCGGCAACGCGTTTCGGTGAATGTATCGGGGATTCAGATTCACTATCCCGGACTTACCGATACTCTGGCCCGCGCACTGGAGAAAAGCGGATTGCCGGCTTCGCGCATTGAACTAGAGGTAACGGAGTCTATTCTGCTGGATCGCCAGAGCGCGCTGCCCGTATTACAGCAGATACAATCCATGGGAATCGCGATCGCGCTGGATGATTTGGGCACCGGCTATTCATCGCTGGATTGCCTTGCCGATTTTCCTTTTACCCGGGTTAAGTTGGATAAAGGGCTGGTCGCTGATTTGGAAGAGCGCGAGTCGAAGCGCGTTATTGTGAGCAACATCATCAGGTTGGTGAATCAACTGGGGATGGAGTGCGTTGCGGAAGGCGTGGAAACCGAACGGCAACTGAATCTGTTACGTCATGCAGGGTGTCAATATGTACAGGGTCACCAAATAGGTGAGGCGCGACCAGTAACGGCGATAATAGGTTGA
- a CDS encoding amino acid ABC transporter substrate-binding protein has product MLLLPLQQAAADVPMDNTLTKIAQTKTIKIGHRVDEPPFSYTVDGRAIGYTVDLCLRVVEGIKRYLDMDDIQIAFIPVTTATRFPLIRNHGVDLECAATTNNRERRKMAEFSYPHFVASTRFVALKRTGIKRIADLAGRSVSASSGTVNFEQLNAANSRMKLNISVVLKKLNKDAFNLVAKGSVSAFVMDDILLAGLVASSDNPSDFILSEDYLSRPEPYGILLPPGEPVFKQLVNEELRHIFTQGEINAIYDKWFLSPIPPDGVNLRFPMPDSLKAVLAQPEEYLD; this is encoded by the coding sequence ATGCTGTTGCTACCGTTGCAGCAGGCCGCCGCCGACGTGCCAATGGATAATACGCTGACAAAAATCGCACAGACCAAAACGATAAAAATCGGCCACCGTGTTGATGAACCGCCGTTTTCCTATACGGTGGACGGCCGCGCTATCGGTTATACGGTCGATCTCTGTCTGCGCGTGGTGGAAGGAATAAAAAGGTATCTGGACATGGATGATATACAGATTGCTTTTATCCCGGTGACAACGGCGACGCGTTTTCCCCTTATTCGCAATCACGGAGTCGATCTGGAGTGCGCCGCGACGACGAATAACCGCGAAAGGCGGAAAATGGCCGAGTTCTCCTATCCGCACTTTGTCGCATCGACCCGCTTTGTTGCCTTGAAGCGGACCGGCATTAAAAGAATTGCCGATCTGGCCGGACGCAGCGTCTCGGCGAGCAGCGGTACGGTCAACTTTGAGCAATTAAATGCAGCGAATAGCCGAATGAAGCTCAATATTTCCGTCGTACTGAAAAAGCTGAATAAAGATGCCTTTAATCTGGTGGCGAAAGGCAGCGTATCGGCCTTTGTGATGGATGATATTCTGTTGGCGGGGCTGGTGGCGTCTTCCGACAATCCATCCGATTTCATCCTTTCCGAAGATTATTTAAGTCGTCCTGAACCCTACGGCATTCTGCTGCCGCCGGGAGAACCTGTTTTCAAGCAATTAGTGAATGAGGAACTGCGTCATATTTTCACCCAGGGCGAAATAAATGCCATTTATGACAAATGGTTTCTCTCGCCGATCCCGCCGGACGGCGTCAATCTTCGTTTCCCTATGCCGGACAGTCTTAAGGCGGTTTTGGCGCAGCCGGAAGAGTACCTCGACTAA
- a CDS encoding amino acid ABC transporter substrate-binding protein — MSGYRKRLRHFLIVLFIVGATGSDLSQAADIDSTLDRIRQTGTIRIGYGDEPPFSYVGPEGVVIGYSIDLCKRISEALRVRLGLDKLDIEYVFRTPANRIRQVSNGAIDIECVTSTNSSEERRRNAAFSISYFMVGTRYVSLRKNNLHSLENLRGRSISIVLGTINASQINRVNREMKLNLSAVVTDSIQKAFDMVGQEQVSAFAMDDILLRTMVARTPNPQDYVISDDVIDDDAKYGFMMRRDDEAFHHAVNDALRQIYASHEIYDIYARWFTQPLPGIQINLNYPLSEKLRRIFMTGDGE, encoded by the coding sequence ATGTCCGGATATAGAAAACGCTTGCGTCATTTTCTTATTGTCTTGTTTATCGTCGGGGCTACGGGAAGCGATTTGTCGCAGGCTGCCGACATTGATTCCACGCTCGATCGGATCCGTCAGACCGGAACGATCCGCATTGGCTATGGCGATGAACCGCCGTTTTCCTATGTCGGCCCGGAAGGCGTGGTGATCGGCTATTCGATTGATCTGTGCAAACGTATCTCCGAAGCGCTCAGAGTCAGGCTGGGATTGGACAAGCTCGATATTGAATATGTATTCCGGACGCCGGCCAACCGCATACGGCAGGTCAGCAATGGCGCTATCGATATTGAATGCGTGACCAGTACCAATTCGTCCGAGGAGCGGCGCCGCAACGCCGCATTCTCCATCAGCTACTTTATGGTGGGCACCCGCTATGTTTCCTTGCGTAAAAACAATTTGCATTCGCTGGAGAACCTGCGCGGCCGGAGCATCAGCATCGTTCTCGGCACAATCAACGCCAGCCAAATCAATCGGGTCAACCGGGAAATGAAGTTGAATCTTTCCGCCGTGGTCACGGACAGCATACAGAAAGCCTTTGATATGGTCGGTCAGGAACAGGTTTCGGCTTTCGCCATGGACGATATATTACTGCGCACCATGGTCGCCCGCACGCCCAACCCGCAGGATTACGTCATATCCGATGACGTCATTGACGATGATGCAAAATATGGCTTTATGATGCGCCGTGACGATGAGGCGTTTCATCATGCGGTCAATGACGCGTTGCGGCAGATTTACGCCAGTCATGAGATCTATGATATTTATGCGCGCTGGTTTACTCAGCCGCTTCCCGGTATTCAGATCAACCTTAATTATCCATTGAGTGAAAAATTGAGGCGGATTTTCATGACTGGCGATGGCGAATAG
- a CDS encoding PLP-dependent aminotransferase family protein has translation MEEQTCRYRWIAEMIKRAIIDGTLSPGQRLPSVRKLAAQYGASVTTTLKALRTLEDEHYAQARPQSGFYACLPDKAPPAPLRPVTITPLDPQTELHLAMVGSDCRVRLDLANGDGDLYPIRKISRLMRQFSYRQPQLLGHPVKGIGYPPLQAEIARRALDYGCNLKADEIIITNGCLEALSLALRAVTEPGDSVAVDSPCYFVLLQMLRNLGLKVVEVGHDDSGTTDAGQLAALFSQRVVKAWVALANVNNPVGSIISDERKTYLTKLADEHDVTIIEDDTFGDTAFGDSRPFPLRAFSPNVILCSGFSKTVAPGLRLGWLSGGKWNRKIASLKYTSTMGTTMLPQTAVAEFLKTGGYDAHLRRLRRELSRQITLLRNAVLNYFPPGTRVSKPLGGYVLWLELPPGCVPAHELFIKAREQGIGIAPGYLFSTDRRYDHCLRLNAGFGWSEDVDQALQRLAQWCRRLI, from the coding sequence ATGGAAGAGCAAACGTGTCGCTACCGGTGGATAGCCGAGATGATCAAACGGGCGATTATTGACGGAACGTTATCGCCGGGTCAACGGCTCCCCTCGGTCAGAAAGCTGGCCGCACAATATGGCGCGAGCGTTACGACCACGTTAAAAGCGCTGCGCACCCTTGAGGACGAACACTACGCCCAGGCCCGCCCTCAATCCGGCTTTTATGCCTGCCTTCCCGATAAGGCGCCGCCCGCGCCGCTGCGGCCGGTAACGATTACCCCGCTGGATCCGCAAACCGAATTGCATCTGGCGATGGTCGGCAGCGATTGCCGCGTACGGCTGGATCTGGCTAACGGCGACGGCGACCTCTACCCCATCCGTAAAATCAGCCGGCTGATGCGCCAGTTCAGCTACCGTCAGCCGCAGTTGCTGGGTCATCCGGTCAAGGGAATAGGTTATCCACCGTTACAGGCGGAAATTGCCCGCCGGGCGCTGGATTACGGCTGTAACCTTAAGGCCGATGAGATCATTATCACCAACGGCTGTCTTGAGGCGTTGTCGCTGGCACTGCGGGCCGTGACCGAGCCTGGCGACAGCGTGGCGGTGGATTCGCCCTGCTATTTTGTCCTGCTGCAAATGCTGCGTAATCTGGGGCTAAAGGTGGTGGAAGTCGGTCATGACGACAGCGGTACTACCGATGCCGGGCAATTGGCCGCCTTGTTCAGCCAACGGGTGGTAAAAGCCTGGGTGGCGCTCGCCAACGTCAACAACCCGGTCGGCAGTATTATCTCCGACGAAAGAAAAACCTATCTCACTAAATTGGCTGATGAACATGATGTCACCATTATCGAGGACGACACCTTTGGCGATACCGCGTTCGGCGACTCGCGCCCTTTCCCGCTCCGCGCTTTCAGCCCCAATGTCATACTGTGCAGCGGTTTTTCCAAAACGGTAGCGCCGGGGCTCAGGCTCGGCTGGCTGAGCGGCGGGAAATGGAATCGAAAAATCGCGTCGCTGAAATACACATCCACAATGGGAACCACCATGCTGCCGCAAACCGCCGTCGCCGAGTTTCTGAAAACCGGCGGTTACGATGCCCATCTGCGCCGGCTACGACGCGAGTTGTCGCGCCAAATCACGCTGCTGCGCAACGCCGTGTTAAATTACTTTCCGCCGGGCACGCGGGTTTCGAAACCGCTGGGGGGATATGTTCTGTGGCTCGAACTGCCGCCGGGCTGCGTACCCGCCCATGAGCTGTTTATCAAAGCGCGCGAGCAAGGCATCGGTATTGCCCCCGGCTATCTTTTTTCCACCGATCGACGTTACGACCACTGCCTGCGGCTGAATGCCGGGTTTGGCTGGAGCGAAGACGTCGATCAGGCATTACAACGCTTGGCCCAGTGGTGCCGACGGCTTATCTGA
- the glyA gene encoding serine hydroxymethyltransferase → MGNKILMEKRMELSTIDPDIAPLLARELARQENNIELIASENYVSPAVLEAQGSVLTNKYAEGYPGRRYYGGCHVVDEVETLAIERAKSLFNAEYANVQPHSGSQANQAVFLTVLKPGDTILGMALSDGGHLTHGAGVNFSGRMYRAFSYGLDPQNDEIDYQQVERLAKEHRPKLIIAGASAYSRTIDFARFRRICDDIGAYLMVDMAHYAGLVAAGVYPSPVGIADFVTSTTHKTLRGPRGGLILAKKEFGAALDKTLFPLYQGGPLMHIIAAKAVAFREAATDGFKSYQKQVIANARAMAQVLEQRGLRIISGGTDCHMFLVDLRSKGISGKAAEALLEQAHITLNKNAIPGDTQKASVTSGIRIGAPAITTRGFGEKESRLLADLIADLLDDPQDEAVLTRVRDAALTLCAQFPVYGAGR, encoded by the coding sequence ATGGGTAATAAGATTTTAATGGAAAAACGCATGGAACTTTCAACTATCGATCCTGATATCGCGCCTTTGCTGGCCCGTGAGCTGGCAAGACAGGAAAATAATATAGAGCTTATCGCCTCAGAAAATTACGTTAGCCCGGCCGTATTGGAGGCTCAGGGATCGGTGCTGACCAATAAGTACGCGGAGGGTTATCCGGGCCGACGTTATTACGGCGGATGCCATGTTGTCGATGAAGTTGAAACGCTGGCGATAGAGCGCGCTAAGTCGCTGTTTAACGCTGAATACGCCAATGTTCAGCCCCATTCCGGTTCTCAAGCCAATCAGGCGGTGTTTCTCACGGTATTGAAGCCCGGCGATACGATTCTCGGCATGGCCTTGTCTGATGGCGGTCATTTGACTCATGGTGCCGGCGTAAACTTTTCCGGCCGTATGTATCGCGCCTTTTCCTATGGGCTGGATCCGCAAAACGACGAAATTGATTATCAGCAGGTAGAGCGGTTGGCAAAAGAGCATCGGCCGAAATTGATTATCGCCGGCGCATCCGCCTACTCGCGCACGATCGATTTCGCTCGTTTCCGCCGCATCTGTGACGACATCGGCGCTTATTTAATGGTGGATATGGCTCACTACGCCGGGCTGGTGGCTGCGGGAGTCTACCCATCGCCGGTAGGGATCGCCGATTTTGTCACCTCGACAACGCATAAAACGCTGCGCGGCCCGCGTGGAGGGCTGATTCTGGCTAAAAAAGAGTTTGGCGCCGCATTGGATAAAACGCTATTCCCTCTCTATCAGGGCGGACCGTTGATGCACATTATCGCCGCCAAAGCGGTGGCTTTTCGTGAAGCGGCGACGGACGGTTTCAAAAGCTATCAGAAACAGGTTATTGCAAACGCCCGCGCTATGGCTCAGGTGCTTGAGCAGCGCGGACTACGCATTATTTCCGGCGGTACGGACTGCCATATGTTTTTAGTGGATCTGCGCAGCAAAGGCATCAGCGGGAAAGCGGCGGAAGCGCTGTTGGAACAGGCTCATATCACGCTCAATAAAAACGCCATTCCCGGCGATACTCAGAAGGCGAGCGTCACCAGCGGTATTCGCATCGGCGCTCCGGCTATTACCACGCGGGGATTCGGCGAAAAAGAATCGCGCCTGTTGGCTGATTTGATCGCCGATCTGCTTGATGATCCGCAGGATGAAGCGGTGCTGACTCGCGTTCGTGATGCGGCGTTGACGCTGTGCGCGCAATTTCCGGTATATGGCGCGGGCCGCTAA